The genomic segment CCTCAACTACTAACAGGGGTTGACACTTTATCCACTATAATTAGGACAGGAAGAAAGCGCACCTTAAAAACTATAGGTAAAGAACCTGGTGTAGCTGTTttgcccttccctctcccagaCATCCAGTGTCTCCTGGGAAACCACACCCCTTTTGCTAATAGTCTCATCGGCTTcctgggacagacagacaaccatTATTCCAAAGATAAATTCCTGCAGCCACACCAGTCTTTAGGTGCCCCCCCCTCCACTGTGTTTTTGGTCTGCTATCCCATGGCCCCCAGACTTTTCACGGATGGAGAGCGACAGGGTGGGTGCTGTCTACATAGTATACCAAAGAGACACCAGCTCTGAGTCACATTTTCCCCCCCTCACAGATAAATCTCCCAATTTAGAGAACTGTATTCCATCTTCCTGGTCTTAACAAACCTGAAAGAACCAGCTCATCTTTATCCAGACACCACTTATACAGTCAGCTTACTCCCATGGCTAGCCTGCTCCTAGGTCAGACTTGGTAGTGACCCTTTTCCCCAACGAATAAGATTTCAAAAATGCTTTAACCTAGAACATATCCNATTGTAATCATCCATGTGTAGTCACACTCAGCACAGCTCAGCAGACCCCTCTCTGATAGCAACACAACAGCCGGTAAGATTGCTACAGTGGGGCCTTTACTCTGTTACCCTCACTGCTAAAGAACTCCCCTCAGCTCACCCATATTAACCTGAAAGGCTACAGCTCAAATTCCCCANTAACCCCACTAAATACCTCAAACACATCCTCGGAACTTTCTCCTCCTGTGCCTCCCTAATTTGCACCCCTGATACACAACAATTGGGCACCAAGGCCAGAGACCCTAAGGCTAATGCCATCTTGCAAGAGTGATGTAGAGAGTTCTCCTTGCctcctgggattgaaggcatgttataccttgcctggacctaagcttttcacagccactatgcctcaagatctccatgccaagatccagatcagaagcCNGAGTCTTCCATCCTCAAAATCTAGATCACAGACCAGAAGCCCCTGCTCCCTCTGTCTCCAGTTCTCCTTTGCCAACTCCAGAGGTCCAACTCCAGAGTGCAGAGGTCAGTAAGGAACCTGAGCCTGGGGAGAGATCAGATGACAAAGAGTCAGCAGCTCTCTTGGCCTCTGCACCCATGAGCCCCACCAAACGCCGAGTCCTGAACCATTACCTTACCCTCCGAAGCTCTGGATGGGTCCCAGATGGACGAGGTCAATGGATAAAGGATGAAAATGTTGAGTTTGACTCTGATGAGGAAGAGCCCCCCCCCCGATCTCCCCTTGGACTAACAATAATAACCCCTTTCCCCATTTGTCCTACAAATAAACCACAGTGGGTCCTGGgagcacaattaaaaaaaaaagagtgatgtCACCCACATTCCATCCATTTGGTACACAGAAATTTGTAATCATTACCATTGATACCTATTCCtataaaaaaaactaattaatCGCATGTTCTCCACTTTTGCTTTTACAGGGGTCCTTCTCCATATCAAAGATGATACTGGACCACCATTCAACAGCCATCAATTCTAAAATTATTGTCCACCGTACTGGTATCCCTCACAACCCTCAGGGCCAAGCTGTNATTGAAAGTACAAACCAAATacttaaaaagttaattaaataCAAAGCTTCCTACCACCAACACTGAATTAAACCTGGCATTATTCACACTGAANGTGTTCAATGTCTATGCCACCCAAGACAAACCTCCCATTGTTGTCACTGGACTCAACCACCACCTATGCNACCCATCCTGGTCAGATGAAGGACCCACTTGACAGGTGCTGGAGTGGACAGATTTCCTATTAACAGTAGGAAGGAGATTTGTTCGTATCTTTCCAGAGGACNNNNNNNNNNNNNNNNNNNNNNNNNNNNNNNNNNNNNNNNNNNNNNNNNNNNNNNNNNNNNNNNNNNNNNNNNNNNNNNNNNNNNNNNNNNNNNNNNNNNNNNNNNNNNNNNNNNNNNNNNNNNNNNNNNNNNNNNNNNNNNNNNNNNNNNNNNNNNNNNNNNNNNNNNNNNNNNNNNNNNNNNNNNNNNNNNNNNNNNNNNNNNNNNNNNNNNNNNNNNNNNNNNNNNNNNNNNNNNNNNNNNNNNNNNNNNNNNNNNNNNNNNNNNNNNNNNNNNNNNNNNNNNNNNNNNNNNNNNNNNNNNNNNNNNNNNNNNNNNNNNNNNNNNNNNNNNNNNNNNNNNNNNNNNNNNNNNNNNNNNNNNNNNNNNNNNNNNNNNNNNNNNNNNNNNNNNNNNNNNNNNNNNNNNNNNNNNNNNNNNNNNNNNNNNNNNNNNNNNNNNNNNNNNNNNNNNNNNNNNNNNNNNNNNNNNNNNNNNNNNNNNNNNNNNNNNNNNNNNNNNNNNNNNNNNNNNNNNNNNNNNNNNNNNNNNNNNNNNNNNNNNNNNNNNNNNNNNNNNNNNNNNNNNNNNNNNNNNNNNNNNNNNNNNNNNNNNNNNNNNNNNNNNNNNNNNNNNNNNNNNNNNNNNNNGGACAATCTCAGGACTGAGAATGAAGATCCTTCTACATAAAACACAGCCATCTGGAGCTACAAAGGCTTCATATGGGAAGAAACACGAGGAGTCTGAGACTAAGCCCGAGGCTGAGAAGACAGGTCCTGAGGGAAGAGGCAAAGTCTCCTCCTTACAGATGAGAGTCCTGCACTCAGGCTTGGCAGTGTGAGCCGCCCACTCAGGTGAACAGAGCCTGGTCTCTGTGGGGTCCCTGTGGGGCTTACAGCCAGCGCCTCTGCTTTAAAGAGAAGCCTCTCTACACTGCATCCCTAAGCGCTTGTACCGCCATTGTATTCCCGGAAGTGGCTTTTCTTCTAGAAGACTCTAGGGTGTGACTtctgaagagaagaaggaagaggaaggatggaGGTTAGGAAACAGTGAGTCGGGCCTGTGGGTCTCTCCTGGTGTCCTGGCAGCTTCTGGGTCAGAACTCGGAGACACCATGACGAACTGCGCTCTGTCCCCAGCACAGGGTTCAGGCAAAGTCTTAGTCTCCAGGCAGTGAGGTCAGGGGTGGAGAAGCCCAGGTCTGGGGATTCCCCATCTCCTCAGTTTCACTTCTGCTCCTAACCTGGGTCAGGTCCTTCTGCAGGGACACTGATGACGCGCTGGCAGGTCTCACTATCATTGGGTGGCGAGATCCCAGGAGCCAATCAGCGTCACCGCGGACGCTGGTTATACGGTCCACGCAGCCCGCGGGACTCAGACACCAGGGATCCCAGATGGGGGCGATGGCGCCGCGCAcgctgctcctgctgctggcgGCCGCCCTGGCCCCTACTCAGACCCGAGCGGGTGAGTGCGGGGTCGGGAGGGAAACGGCCTCTGAGGGGAGGGGGGCGGCACCGGGGAAGCCGCGTCCCCGCGTGGCCCACCGGACCCTCCGCCCCTTCTCCACCCGCGTCCCGAGCCCAGCTCCCCTCCCGGCCCGCGCAGCCGCCCGGGGTCTGGTGAGGAGATCGGGGTCTCACCGCGCGCCGCCCCCAGGCCCACACTCGCTGAGGTATTTCTACACCGCCGTGTCCCGGCCGGGCCTCCGGGAGCCCCGGTTCATCTCTGTCGGCTACGTGGACAACACGGAGTTCGTGCGCTTCGACAGCGACGCGGAGAATCCGAGGATGGAGCCGCGGGCGCGGTGGATGGAGCAGGAGGGGCCGGGGTATTGGGAGGAGCAGACACAGATCGCTAAGGGCAATGAGCAGAGTTTCCGAGTGAGCCTGAGGAACCTGCTCGGCTACTACAACCAGAGCGCGGGCGGTGAGTGACCCCGGTCGGAGGTCACGGCCCCTCCACGTCCCGACACAGGGACGCTGACGTCCCGGGTCCCAAGTCCGAGGTTCGGAAACAGAACCGACCCGGGACCGGTTTCCCTTTCAGTTTGAGGAGGCCGCGGGCGGGCGGGGCCGGGCCGGGTGGGCGGGGCTGACCGCGGGCTCCCGCAGGCTCTCACACGATCCAGGCGATGTATGGCTGTGAGGTGGGGTCCGACGGGCGCCTCCTCCGCGGGTATGAGCAGTCCGCATACGACGGCAGCGATTACATCGCCCTGAACGAAGACCTGAAAACGTGGACGGCGGCGGACACGGCGGCGCAGATCTCCCGACGCAAGTGGGAGCAGGCTGGTGAAGCAGAGAGACACAGGGCCTACCTGGAGGGCACGTGCGTGGAGTGGCTCCGCAGATACCTGGAGCGCGGGAATGCGACGCTGCTGCGCACAGGTGCAGGGGCCGCGGgcagctcctccctctgccctcggGCTGGGGCTCAGTCCTGGGGAAGAAGAAACCCTCAGCTGGGGTGATGCCCCTGTCTCAGAGGGGAGAGAGTGTCCCTGGGTCTCCTGATCCCTCNNNNNNNNNNNNNNNNNNNNNNNNNNNNNNNNNNNNNNNNNNNNNNNNNNNNNNNNNNNNNNNNNNNNNNNNNNNNNNNNNNNNNNNNNNNNNNNNNNNNNNNNNNNNNNNNNNNNNNNNNNNNNNNNNNNNNNNNNNNNNNNNNNNNNNNNNNNNNNNNNNNNNNNNNNNNNNNNNNNNNNNNNNNNNNNNNNNNNNNNNNNNNNNNNNNNNNNNNNNNNNNNNNNNNNNNNNNNNNNNNNNNNNNNNNNNNNNNNNNNNNNNNNNNNNNNNNNNNNNNNNNNNNNNNNNNNNNNNNNNNNNNNNNNNNNNNNNNNNNNNNNNNNNNNNNNNNNNNNNNNNNNNNNNNNNNNNNNNNNNNNNNNNNNNNNNNNNNNNNNNNNNNNNNNNNNNNNNNNNNNNNNNNNNNNNNNNNNNNNNNNNNNNNNNNNNNNNNNNNNNNNNNNNNNNNNNNNNNNNNNNNNNNNNNNNNNNNNNNNNNNNNNNNNNNNNNNNNNNNNNNNNNNNNNNNNNNNNNNNNNNNNNNNNNNNNNNNNNNNNNNNNNNNNNNNNNNNNNNNNNNNNNNNNNNNNNNNNNNNNNNNNNNNNNNNNNNNNNNNNNNNNNNNNNNNNNNNNNNNNNNNNNNNNNNNNNNNNNNNNNNNNNNNNNNNNNNNNNNNNNNNNNNNNNNNNNNNNNNNNNNNNNNNNNNNNNNNNNNNNNNNNNNNNNNNNNNNNNNNNNNNNNNNNNNNNNNNNNNNNNNNNNNNNNNNNNNNNNNNNNNNNNNNNNNNNNNNNNNNNNNNNNNNNNNNNNNNNNNNNNNNNNNNNNNNNNNNNNNNNNNNNNNNNNNNNNNNNNNNNNNNNNNNNNNNNNNNNNNNNNNNNNNNNNNNNNNNNNNNNNNNNNNNNNNNNNNNNNNNNNNNNNNNNNNNNNNNNNNNNNNNNNNNNNNNNNNNNNNNNNNNNCCAGGGCTGGAGTGAGAGGGAAGATCCACACACCCTGTGAGCCCACTGTGTTCCAGTGAGTGCTGCACTGGGGTCCACAGCACACTCCAGGGATCCTGTGTGACACACCTGTACCTTGTCCTCCAGAGACAGGGGCAGGGAGTCATTTTCTCTGGCCACAGACTTTGTGATGGCTGTTCACTCGGACTGACAGTTAATGCTGGTCAGCAAGATGACCACAGTGGTTGAGTCTCAGTGGTGGAACCCTTCCAGTAGCATATGCCCCTAATTTTGATATGAACTCAAACACAtattaaattacttattttccATTCCCTATTCCATTCTGTGACTATCTCTCTCATGCTATTGAACATCACATAAGGATGACCATGTTCACCCACTGGCTCATGTGGATTCCCTCTTAGCTTCTTAGTCCTAAAAGAAAATGTGCAGTTCTGTGCTGAGGGGACCAGCTCTGCTTTTGGTCACTAGTGCAATGACAGTGTAGTGTCAAACAGACACAGAGTTCACTGTCATCATTGATTTAATTGAGTCTTGTGTAGATTTCAGTTTGTCTTGTTAATTGTGGAATTTCTTAAATCTTCCACACAGATTCCCCAAAGGCACATGTGACCCATCACCCCAGATCTGAAGTTGAAATCACTCTGAGGTGCTGGGCCCTGGGCTTCTACCCTGCTGACATCACCCTGACCTGGCAGTTGAATGGGGAGGAGCTGACCCAGGACATGGAGCTTGTGGAGACCAGGCCTTCAGGAGATGGAACCttccagaagtgggcatctgtgGTGGTGCCTCTTGGGAAGGAGCAGAATTACACATGCCATGTGTACCATGAGGGGCTGCCAGAGCCCCTCACCCTGAGATGGggtaaggagggtgtgggtgcAGAGCTGGGGTCAGGGAAAGCTGGAGCCTTCTGCAGACCCTGAGCTGGTCAGGGCTGAAAGCTGGGGTCATGACCCTCACCTTCATTTTCTGTCCTTGTCCTTCTCAGAGCCTCCTCCATCCACTGACTCTTACATGGTGATCATTGCTGTCCTTGGAGCTGTGATCATCATCATTGTTGCTGTGGTGGCTTTtatgatgaagaggaggagaaacacaGGTAGGAAAGGGCAGGGTCCGAGTTTTCTCTCAGCCTCCTTTAGAAGTGTGCTCTGCTCATTAATGGGGAACACAGCCACACCCCACATTGTTACTGTCTCTAACTGGGTCTGCTGTCAGTTCTGGGAACTTCCAGTGTCAAGATCTTCCTTGAACTCTCACAGCTTTTCTTCTCACAGGTGGAAAAGGAGGGAACTATGCTCTGGCTCCAGGTTAGTGTTGGGGACAGGATTGTCCTGGGGACATTGGAGTGAAGTTGGAGATGATGGGAGCTCTGGGAATCCATAATAGCTCCTCCAGAGAAATCTTCTAGGTGCCTGAGTTGTGCCatgaaatgaatacatacatgtacatatgcatatatatttgttttgttttaccctagGCTCCCAGACCTCTGATGAGTCTCTCCCAGATTGTAAAGGTGACACTCTAGGGTCTGATTGGGAGGGGCAATGTGGACATGATTGGGTTTCAGGAACTCCTAGAATCTCCTGTGAGTGAGCTGTGGGTTATTGGAATGTTATCTTCACAGTGATGGTTCAAGACCCTCATTCTCTACCATGAAGACAGCTGCCTGGTGTGGACTTGGTGACAAACAATGTCTTCACATATCTCCTGTGACATCCAGAGCCCTCAGTTTTCTTTAGTCAAGTGTCTGATGttccctgtgagcctatgggcTCAATGTGAAGAATGGTGGAGCGCAGTCCACACCTGCACACCAGGACCCTGTCCCTGCACTGCCCTGTGTTCCCTTCCTTAGCCAACCTTGCTGGTTCAGCCAAACACTGGTGGACATCTGCATCCTGTCAGCTCCATGCTACCCTGACCTGCAACTCCTCACTTCCACACTGAGAATAATAATTTGAAtgtgggatgctggagagatggctcagcgctgactgctcttccaaaggtcccgagttcaaatcccagcaaccacatggtggctcacaaccatctgtaatgggatctaacaccctcttttggagtgtctgaacgcagctacagtgtacttacatataataataaataaataagtctttaaaaaataatttgaatgtgACCTTGATTTTTAACATCTTGAGCTAGGGCTGATTTCTTGTTAATTTCATGGATTGAGAATActtagaggtttttttgtttgtttgtttgtttgatttggttttttgaagaaataaatggcaGATGAAGAAACTTCCAGAATCTGGGTCACTATGCTGTGTGTATCTGTTGGGCCAGGATCTGACTGTGGCAGCTGAGCGTGAACAGGGCTGTGCCCAGGTGGGCTCAGTCTGTTTTGACCTGTGATGGGGCCACACCTCGGCTCTGTCACCTCTGGGCTCTGTTCTCTCCATCACTATGAGGCACATGCTGAGAGTTTGTGGTCACAAAGACACAGGGAAGGCCTGAGCCTTACCCTGTCCCCAGAATTATGATCCCCCAGGGCTACAGATCAGAGACTCAACTAGGGATCCTTTAATGTGCCAGTTGCAGAAGACAATTCAACCATTTCCTCTCACCCATTCGTTTTAGCTACAAATGATGCCATGTTGAAGCTTCCCTGGGCTCTCCCTGTCCTATGCTACTGTGGTGGTTTCTGCtgcttctctccagcttctcttccaGGGTTCTCAGGTGTAGGATGTGATTTTTTTGTTAAACTCTCAGGTGCACATCCTCAGGTGAGATAattggcttagatttttctaaacccatttttaataagggttcttaaatgcttaacTTCATttatagcccaccacccaccagaagtagagaaaaaggaagaatatgAGGATATGGGATTAGTtcacctgtttagaaatggttctttgaagcaaatccaatctgcattgcCTGATATCAGTTCACAAGAATCAGCAATAGCAGTTCGATGCAGAAGCAGCCAAGAGACTCAGCTCTTtgctgtttagaagtagtttctTGGGACAATTTCAATCTCcaattgtcaggataccagcagtccaggtctgcagtgtcaggatagcaaacccAAATCATTGGCTGTGGCAGGAcccagcagaaactgccaggcctccaCAAAATCAGCCTGAGTCAGCAGGAAtgaccaggagaagttctctgccctgaCTCTCCACAAAGTGAAGATCAATGAAGATGAAGACTTGAGACCAAGtagcattgcaaagctagctatgcaagcccaCCATTTTGTCCCATTTTACTCCCTCCAATGATCAAAGTGTCCTCACACGAGTCTTGCTTTCCACGGGACTTGCCTCAAGAAAACACCACGtaagtctgtcttagcaaaactccacttGAGTCTGTATCAGCTCACATATCCAGAGACTTTCACTTCACTCTGCCAATCATcctgctgcagaagcagcaagaagccaagagcatcaccagaaggtttttggtgcgtttctctctatggagtcacaaGCACTGATGACCAATAAATAATGGTAAAGCTTACTAATATCATGCAGCCTCCTCTACTGTCTGTTGTGACTTATTTATGCtccttctaaacatcatgtgtcctttctcaTGTCCAGTTTAGCAAAACAgactttcacctgtgtctgcttcagcaaaacagcATTTGACAGAACTGACtttccacagaaaccagaagttcCCNCTTCAAGAACAGCAATGTTTCTCTCCTCTGTAACTTGGGTACTGCCCcctgaaactttttaaaaaaaaagatttatttattattttatgtgtgtacattgctgtctttagacacaccagaagagggcatcagatcctattatagatgattgtgagccatgtgggtgctgagaattgaactcaggacctctggaagggcagtcagtgttcttaaccactgagccatctctccagctccccctgcCCCACTGAAACGTTTATACTCCTCCATTATCTTCTCTTTTAACAGCTGTGTTCTGGAGTTAACTCCCTGAACTCTCATAATCTCTGTTCCCAGCTCCGTGAACCTGTTTCCTGCAGCCCTGACTTGGGCATGCTGGATGCATATTCAACATAGTCTGTCTTAGAGCCCTGTTCATAGCCTGTTATTTCTCTGCATTGTGGATGGCTCTGTATTACAGGAGAGCAAAGTCCTGCTCAGAGGCCTGTAACCATTTAAATTATGCAATATTTATACCAATAAGGACACAGGAGGTATAAACTGAGGTATAAACCTGCCATCTCAACGAGGAAACTTTATTTTCCTAACTATATGGGAGATACCTATTACAAGCCTGATTCTCCACCTAAACTGCCAGCTCTTTAGAAATCTCTTTCTATCTGTGTCAATCTTATCATGCTACTCAACCTTCCTCTTGATCTCCTCCAAACCCAAGAGGGATCTTTAGCTCTGATTCCTAGATTTCTGTTTTACCTGTGTCCTGACAGATGCTTCTCTGTTGTTCCTGCAAAGCCAAAGAGGAAATGCCCATCACTTACCCGGAGCTCCTTCCATATTAGCTCTTCCaagctgagagagacagagaaagagagagagacagacagacagagacagaaagagagagctcTGTCAAAGGTCCAATTGCTTATAAAAGAAGTCTAGCTTCTCCCATCCACCCTTAGCAGGCTGAGCCATGTCACTGTCGTGGAGTTTTTCTAATCAGGGATTGCTAGTTTTTTTtccaccacattttctttagcatGGGTCCCTTGGGTTAGAGTGGGAAGTCCTTTCCATATGCAGCTGGCTTTTGCTGAGGTGCATTTGTGTGGGGCTGCTGGGGACAGGAGAGGTGTTGGCACTGTGGACAGCTCCTGCCCTGTTTCGCCAAGGCTGCAGGCTGCAGCCCAAAATAGGGGTCGCCACCATGGACAGCTCCTGTGAGCCCTGCTGAAGGAGATGTCCTACAGCCACCACTTTAAAAGGAACCTCCATTTTTCTGGCTCCCCTGGGATGTTTTACTGAGGTAGCTGCTaggctggagcaggaagcaaGGGTCTGCCGCCACTTTGACAGACTCAGTGTTAGGGGCTACAATAGCCAGGATAAGTCCCTTCTCCCTACGCTGTGTCTTGTCAGATATTAAGCCACAGTGATGGAAAAGGGAACTCCATTGGTtatttttctgttcctgtgatgaAACAGGAAGTCCAAGGAAACTTCTAAAAGGTTTACCTGGGGATTAGGGTCCCAAAGAGTTAAGAGGCCATCAACATCACAACAGCAAACACCAGGCAcggcagcaggaacagctgagcgCTCACACCTCCAACCATGCCCCCAGTGACATAAATCCTCCAGTAAGGACACACCACCTAAgcttccccaaacagcaccaactAGGAACTAAATATTCAAGTGACCAAGAATATGGGGCCATCTTATTCAAAGGACCACAGTAACTAACACAGACCATGACACCCTAGCTCTCAGGGCAAAAACGGGATCTTCCAGGTATAGTGCCAGGGAAATGTCATCGATCCCCCAAAACCAGACAGCAGCTGATCTGATGTAATCACAGGAGGGCCTTTTTTTATTTGAGCTAGCTCAGCCCATTGTACATCGTCATGCAGGACAATTTTGGTGATGAGGAGTCCTGAATATCTATCAGGACAAGACCTTACagtaagcagtgtgtgtgtgtgtttggggtggtgAGTGTGCAAGCATCTCGTTGGAGAGCTACTGTGGCATTTAACATCAttggttggtgctgggaatcataTCGTTAACTTAATGTTTGCTGCCCAGTGTATTGGTGGTCGTTAGACTGAGGATGGGCTTGTAACCTCGAGATGCAGGTCTTCTGGGGGGTGTAACCTGGAGTCACAGCTTTTCTTGGGGGTTAGcacagagactggagctaggctcaggttttgttgggaaGTAACTTTGAAACTAATTCTAGGTACCAGGCTGTTAGTTTGCCTGCATTcaagttctctaaaatggaatctgaatttaaaagatttggtctctcacaGGTGGCAGCTGGCTGGCACTGACACAGGTGGGACCTGAGCAAGAAGGCTTGGTTCTCCAGAGTTTGCCCAAGGCAATGCTGGTACCTATCTGGCCAGGAAATGCTTTTTCTAACGTCATGGTGGGCATCTCTTGTATGTGCCAAGTCCAGGAATGAAGGAACTTTCCAAAGGAAATGTTCAAACCTAAAGGTCCCCAAGGGGACCATAGAGATGACTCAGAGAGTAAAGgttcttgccaccaagcttggcttcctgagtttgatccatggAAGCCACATGGTAAATGGAGACACCTGACTCTGTAA from the Mus caroli unplaced genomic scaffold, CAROLI_EIJ_v1.1 scaffold_17745_1, whole genome shotgun sequence genome contains:
- the LOC110287649 gene encoding H-2 class I histocompatibility antigen, D-K alpha chain-like, with the protein product MGAMAPRTLLLLLAAALAPTQTRAGPHSLRYFYTAVSRPGLREPRFISVGYVDNTEFVRFDSDAENPRMEPRARWMEQEGPGYWEEQTQIAKGNEQSFRVSLRNLLGYYNQSAGGSHTIQAMYGCEVGSDGRLLRGYEQSAYDGSDYIALNEDLKTWTAADTAAQISRRKWEQAGEAERHRAYLEGTCVEWLRRYLERGNATLLRTDSPKAHVTHHPRSEVEITLRCWALGFYPADITLTWQLNGEELTQDMELVETRPSGDGTFQKWASVVVPLGKEQNYTCHVYHEGLPEPLTLRWEPPPSTDSYMVIIAVLGAVIIIIVAVVAFMMKRRRNTGGKGGNYALAPGSQTSDESLPDCKVMVQDPHSLP